One window of the Candidatus Spechtbacteria bacterium genome contains the following:
- a CDS encoding YmdB family metallophosphoesterase — protein sequence MRIIFFGDTFGRPGREALKKIVPIWQEKYSPDAIIANVENIAHGNGINEVTLGELRDMHTFTVFTSGDHIWDDGEAKSMLQDPTWTLVRPENFPPGSPGKGYRTAMAGSQKLLVCNILGRSFIRAEVDSPFRAMDDILSRFTLKQDDDDKEHADAIFVDFHAETTSEKRAMGFYLDGRISALVGTHTHVPTADAQVLPAGTAYLTDAGMVGPFNSSIGLEPRSVIDRFLTQMPAKKEVVDNGRAEIGAALIDVNRDGNAKSIQQLREIIDYV from the coding sequence ATGCGTATAATATTCTTCGGTGACACATTCGGCCGTCCTGGTAGAGAAGCGCTAAAAAAAATAGTGCCTATTTGGCAGGAAAAGTATTCACCAGATGCGATTATTGCTAATGTGGAAAATATTGCGCACGGCAATGGTATAAATGAGGTAACACTGGGCGAATTGCGCGATATGCATACATTCACCGTGTTTACTTCGGGCGATCACATTTGGGATGATGGCGAGGCTAAAAGTATGCTTCAGGATCCCACGTGGACACTTGTCCGCCCGGAAAATTTTCCACCAGGCTCTCCCGGCAAGGGATACCGCACCGCAATGGCGGGCAGCCAAAAACTGCTAGTGTGCAATATCCTCGGGCGTTCATTCATTCGCGCTGAAGTTGATTCGCCGTTTCGCGCTATGGACGACATTCTTTCTCGGTTCACGCTCAAGCAAGATGACGATGATAAAGAGCACGCGGACGCGATTTTTGTTGATTTTCACGCGGAGACTACTTCGGAGAAGCGCGCGATGGGATTTTATCTCGATGGAAGAATTTCCGCGCTTGTGGGAACTCATACACACGTGCCAACCGCAGACGCGCAAGTTTTGCCTGCTGGCACCGCGTACCTTACAGACGCCGGTATGGTAGGTCCATTTAATTCATCAATTGGGCTTGAGCCAAGATCAGTAATAGATAGATTCCTTACGCAAATGCCTGCAAAGAAAGAAGTGGTTGATAATGGCAGGGCGGAAATTGGCGCAGCCCTGATAGATGTTAATAGAGATGGGAATGCAAAAAGCATACAGCAACTTAGAGAAATTATTGACTATGTATAA